The following are encoded in a window of Nitrospirota bacterium genomic DNA:
- a CDS encoding type II toxin-antitoxin system RelE/ParE family toxin, with protein sequence MTYTLRFLPEVAEDVIGGYVWYERKSPSLGEEFLRVFYACAGEIPRNPVLYPKVHGEFRRRLLRRFPYAVYFRIEDDTIIVFGVFHCARDPLTVEAKLRDRNAPKPP encoded by the coding sequence ATGACATACACCCTGCGTTTCCTTCCCGAAGTCGCGGAAGATGTCATTGGTGGTTATGTATGGTATGAAAGGAAGTCGCCGAGCCTCGGAGAGGAATTCCTTCGGGTGTTTTATGCCTGTGCTGGTGAGATTCCACGCAATCCAGTGCTTTACCCAAAGGTGCACGGCGAATTTCGGCGTCGTCTGCTTCGGAGATTTCCCTACGCTGTTTACTTCAGGATAGAAGACGACACGATTATTGTGTTTGGGGTCTTCCATTGTGCCCGCGACCCCCTCACCGTCGAAGCAAAACTCCGGGATCGAAATGCACCAAAGCCACCCTAA
- a CDS encoding addiction module protein, with the protein MRISDIPEITKLNTPEKILLVEDLWDNIASDESVVPVPQSHMDELDKRLKRYELGPGNLLSLEELRTRIEGTK; encoded by the coding sequence GTGCGTATAAGCGATATTCCTGAAATCACAAAATTAAACACGCCGGAAAAGATCCTGTTGGTTGAGGATCTGTGGGACAACATTGCTTCGGATGAGTCTGTCGTACCTGTCCCCCAGAGCCATATGGATGAGTTGGACAAAAGGCTCAAAAGATATGAACTGGGTCCTGGCAACCTTTTATCTCTTGAGGAACTTCGGACAAGAATAGAAGGGACGAAATGA